A genomic region of Vitis vinifera cultivar Pinot Noir 40024 chromosome 7, ASM3070453v1 contains the following coding sequences:
- the LOC100261029 gene encoding probable LRR receptor-like serine/threonine-protein kinase At4g37250, producing MKSTSVGLHLWWRILSFVLLLVQSFGINRDGILLLSLKYSVLSDPLSALESWNHYDETPCSWKGVRCSSPGMLDTCSRVIALSLSNFQLLGSIPDDLGMIEHLRNLDLSNNAFNGSLPLSLFNASELQVMDLSNNLISGELPEVDGGLASLQLLNLSDNALAGRIPDYLSTLNNLTSVSLKNNYFSGGLPSGVASIEVLDLSSNLINGSLPPDFGGESLGYLNISYNRLSGSIPLEFAQNIPESAILDLSFNNLTGEIPEANVLYNQQTKSFSGNTGLCGKPLKAPCPIPSTLYNATEPTSPPAIAAMPKTIDSTPVTSPGTTNGSRKQDENGLRPATIVGIVLGDIVGVGILAVIFLYVYQWKKKKNVANAIKTEKNETNSAKDIWSSSSSSSETRGVTAWSCLPKRGDEEDSTETTGSDGEEEQTMQTGHSNQRQQEQQKQGGGGGGGGGGGALVTVDGEKELELETLLKASAYILGATGSSIMYKAVLEDGTTLAVRRIGESGVERFRDFENQVKVIAKLVHPNLVRIRGFYWGVDEKLVIYDFVPNGSLASARYRKVGSSPCHMPWEVRLKVAKGAARGLTYLHDKKHVHGNLKPSNILLGIDMEPKIGDFGLERLVSGETSYKAGGSARNFGSKRSTASRDSFQDMPVGPSPSPSPSSLGVSPYHAPESLRSLKPNPKWDVFSFGVILLELLTGKVIVSDDLGLGLASEDKGRVLRMADAAIRADLEGKEDALLACFKLGFSCVSPAPQKRPSMKEAVQVLEKIPSSSSSSSYYAH from the exons ATGAAGTCAACAAGCGTTGGTCTCCATTTATGGTGGAGAattctttcttttgttcttctttTGGTTCAGTCTTTTGGGATTAACAGAGATGGAATTCTCTTGCTCTCTCTCAAGTACTCTGTTCTCAGTGATCCTCTTTCAGCACTGGAAAGCTGGAACCACTACGACGAAACACCATGTTCATGGAAAGGCGTCAGGTGTTCTTCCCCAGGAATGCTCGACACCTGCTCTCGTGTCATCGCTTTGTCTCTCTCAAACTTTCAGCTTCTGGGTTCGATTCCAGATGATCTGGGCATGATCGAACACCTTCGGAATCTTGATCTCTCCAACAATGCTTTCAATGGGTCCCTTCCTCTATCACTCTTCAACGCGTCTGAGCTTCAGGTAATGGATTTGTCCAACAATTTGATCTCCGGTGAGCTTCCGGAGGTTGACGGAGGGTTAGCAAGTCTTCAATTGCTTAACCTCTCGGACAATGCCTTGGCGGGAAGGATACCAGACTACCTGAGTACTCTGAATAATCTTACTTCTGTTTCGTTGAAGAACAACTACTTTTCTGGTGGTCTACCTAGTGGCGTCGCTTCTATTGAAGTTTTAGATCTGTCTTCCAATCTGATTAACGGATCATTGCCTCCAGATTTTGGAGGGGAAAGTCTTGGCTATTTGAACATCTCTTACAATAGGCTTTCTGGGTCAATCCCACTGGAGTTTGCCCAGAATATCCCAGAAAGTGCAATCCTTGATCTCTCATTCAACAATCTCACCGGAGAAATTCCAGAAGCCAATGTTCTCTATAATCAGCAAACGAAATCTTTTTCCGGAAATACTGGTCTATGCGGGAAACCGCTCAAGGCTCCGTGTCCTATTCCTTCAACGCTTTACAATGCCACAGAACCAACCTCTCCACCAGCCATTGCAGCAATGCCCAAGACAATAGACTCAACCCCAGTGACCTCGCCCGGAACGACAAATGGGTCGCGGAAGCAAGATGAAAACGGGCTCAGACCAGCGACAATTGTCGGAATCGTCCTGGGGGACATTGTGGGAGTGGGAATTCTGGCTGTGATCTTCTTATACGTCTAccaatggaagaaaaagaagaatgtGGCAAATGCAATAAAGACGGAGAAAAACGAAACTAACTCAGCCAAGGACATTTGGTCATCGTCTTCGTCTTCGTCGGAGACCAGAGGAGTCACAGCATGGTCGTGCCTGCCAAAAAGAGGAGACGAAGAAGACAGCACCGAAACCACAGGCTCCGATGGCGAAGAAGAACAGACCATGCAAACCGGTCATAGCAATCAACGGCAGCAAGAACAGCAGAAgcaaggaggaggaggaggaggaggaggaggaggaggagctCTAGTGACCGTGGACGGTGAGAAAGAGCTTGAGCTAGAGACTCTCCTCAAGGCTTCGGCCTACATACTGGGCGCCACGGGTTCAAGCATAATGTACAAGGCTGTGCTCGAAGATGGCACCACTCTCGCAGTCCGAAGAATTGGCGAAAGCGGCGTGGAGAGGTTCAGAGACTTCGAGAACCAGGTAAAAGTCATAGCCAAGCTGGTGCACCCCAACCTGGTTCGCATCAGAGGCTTCTATTGGGGGGTCGATGAGAAGCTTGTCATCTACGATTTCGTCCCCAACGGCAGTCTCGCCAGTGCCCGTTACA GGAAAGTAGGCTCATCTCCTTGTCACATGCCATGGGAAGTCCGACTCAAAGTTGCCAAAGGTGCAGCCAGGGGCTTAACCTATCTCCACGACAAGAAGCATGTGCATGGAAATCTCAAGCCTAGCAACATCCTTCTGGGCATCGACATGGAGCCCAAAATCGGCGATTTTGGCCTGGAGAGGCTCGTCTCCGGCGAAACTAGCTACAAAGCTGGTGGATCGGCCCGGAATTTCGGGAGCAAGAGATCGACAGCCTCCCGCGACAGTTTCCAAGACATGCCAGTTGGGCCCAGCCCCAGCCCGAGTCCAAGCTCACTGGGCGTGTCCCCCTACCACGCCCCCGAGTCGCTCCGGAGCCTCAAGCCCAACCCGAAATGGGATGTGTTCTCATTTGGGGTCATACTGCTGGAGCTGCTCACTGGGAAGGTTATCGTCTCAGATGATTTGGGCCTTGGATTAGCGTCGGAGGACAAGGGCCGGGTTCTGAGAATGGCTGACGCGGCAATTCGAGCTGACCTGGAAGGCAAAGAGGATGCCCTGCTGGCCTGTTTCAAGTTAGGGTTCAGTTGCGTGTCGCCAGCCCCTCAAAAAAGACCATCCATGAAAGAAGCCGTCCAAGTTCTGGAGAAAATCCCgtcttcttcttcgtcttcttcttaTTATGCCCACTAA
- the LOC100262748 gene encoding microtubule-associated protein RP/EB family member 1C, which yields MATNIGMMDSAYFVGRSEILSWINSTLQLNLSKVEEACSGAVHCQLMDSVHPGIVPMHKVNFDAKNEYEMIQNYKVLQDVFNKLRITKHIEVSKLVKGRPLDNLEFMQWMKRYCDSVNGGLLNSYNPLERREASKGGKEASKKPSQPSAKSSTAAPKAQPSHNARKNDASSASTTNLSVKVSRPGSSGGPAYDEKITELKLSIDSLEKERDFYFAKLRDIEILCQCPEIEHLTVVGAIKRILYATDDNASVVAEAQAMVSSLHQEGAEPLSPISELPEEKPKPETQKRKIIMNHEVDVAAITTLSPRQRISDASDVHCSGSPLMTY from the exons ATGGCGACCAACATCGGGATGATGGATTCAGCCTATTTCGTGGGTAGATCGGAGATTCTTTCATGGATCAACTCCACTCTCCAACTCAATCTTTCCAAAGTCGAAGAG GCTTGTTCCGGTGCGGTTCATTGTCAGCTCATGGATTCGGTTCATCCAGGTATCGTTCCCATGcacaaagtcaattttgatgcCAAGAACGAGTACGAGATGATCCAGAATTACAAGGTTCTTCAAGACGTCTTCAACAAACTCAGGATCACCAAG CATATTGAGGTAAGCAAGCTTGTGAAAGGAAGACCTCTTGATAATCTGGAGTTCATGCAATGGATGAAGAGATACTGTGACTCGGTTAATGGAGGCCTTTTAAACAG CTACAATCCTCTGGAAAGGAGAGAGGCTTCCAAAGGAGGGAAGGAAGCAAGCAAGAAACCATCGCAGCCTTCAGCAAAGTCTTCAACAGCTGCTCCCAAAGCACAGCCTTCCCATAATGCTCGTAAGAATGATGCATCTTCCGCAAGCACCACCAATCTATCAGTTAAGGTGTCAAGACCAGGTTCTAGTGGGGGGCCTGCTTATGATGAAAAG ATCACAGAGTTGAAGCTGTCAATAGATAGCCTTGAGAAGGAGAGGGACTTCTACTTTGCAAAATTGAGGGATATTGAAATTTTGTGCCAGTGTCCAGAGATTGAACACTTAACT GTTGTTGGAGCAATTAAGAGGATCCTGTATGCTACAGATGATAATGCCTCAGTGGTGGCAGAAGCTCAAGCCATGGTGTCTTCCCTTCACCAGGAGGGAGCCGAACCACTGAGTCCCATTTCAGAGCTCCCAGAGGAGAAGCCAAAGCCAGAAActcaaaagagaaaaatcatCATGAATCATGAAGTTGATGTTGCTGCTATCACCACATTGTCTCCAAGGCAAAGGATATCTGATGCTTCTGATGTCCATTGCAGTGGGTCACCCCTCATGACTTACTGA